A single Defluviitalea saccharophila DNA region contains:
- a CDS encoding O-antigen polysaccharide polymerase Wzy yields MIYVNLFLSILFIIISAKKYTLDHPVVFFGILNFVYIVVPAFIFYYLYQDIPQGISVPKSIYLNHFKQSINLTFIYFISCFFGLLTIYKFKHSVVFFDNIKLSNKLLKIILIISIALYVIPQFLAIGGIKQWINAGWVEMERSRRAFRAWTQFPLMISFLLLNRSRLNFFSFVLIFLTAVFSFRLGNRRIIFMLILSLIPILYDKFKVMRRNQKIIIASIFCFMIIFGLAVPILRSGINSFSYKNIFLLYEGNGVYAGFLYNLQETQSTNINILNSLYYILIEPILNFVGWFLDVEKSSFALRTMELAKYYTGGTGLSAMPITEWYSYLGSVGVIIAPIIYIFILSIFKYQPITKSFAYLILFNYFRGDLTTGFDFFVYFSAFLLVIFFGVHLITKVGMNYKADR; encoded by the coding sequence ATGATATACGTTAACTTATTTTTATCCATTCTTTTTATTATAATTAGTGCAAAAAAATACACCTTAGATCATCCTGTAGTGTTTTTTGGTATTCTAAATTTTGTTTATATTGTAGTACCAGCTTTTATTTTTTATTATTTATATCAGGATATTCCTCAAGGTATTAGTGTGCCTAAAAGCATATATCTTAATCACTTTAAACAATCTATAAATCTAACTTTTATTTATTTTATATCGTGTTTTTTTGGATTATTAACTATTTATAAATTTAAACATAGTGTTGTGTTTTTTGACAACATAAAATTATCTAATAAACTTCTTAAAATTATATTAATAATTTCGATAGCTCTTTATGTTATTCCTCAATTTTTAGCAATTGGTGGTATTAAACAATGGATTAATGCAGGTTGGGTGGAGATGGAAAGGTCGAGACGGGCATTTAGAGCTTGGACACAGTTTCCATTAATGATATCATTCCTTTTACTTAATAGAAGTAGGCTAAACTTTTTCTCCTTTGTTCTTATTTTTCTAACAGCTGTATTTAGTTTTAGATTAGGAAACAGAAGAATCATTTTTATGCTTATTCTTTCTTTAATACCAATTCTATATGATAAATTTAAAGTAATGAGAAGAAATCAAAAAATAATTATTGCTAGTATCTTTTGTTTTATGATAATTTTTGGACTAGCTGTTCCAATTCTTAGATCGGGAATCAATAGTTTTAGTTATAAAAATATTTTTTTACTATATGAAGGAAATGGAGTTTATGCTGGCTTTTTATATAATCTGCAAGAGACTCAAAGTACTAATATAAATATATTAAATTCATTGTACTATATTTTAATTGAGCCAATTTTGAATTTTGTAGGATGGTTTTTAGATGTTGAAAAAAGTAGTTTTGCTTTAAGAACTATGGAGTTAGCAAAGTATTATACGGGAGGGACAGGATTATCTGCAATGCCTATTACCGAGTGGTATAGTTATTTAGGATCCGTTGGTGTGATAATTGCACCGATTATTTATATATTCATTCTATCAATATTTAAGTACCAACCGATTACAAAATCGTTTGCATATCTAATTTTATTTAATTATTTCAGAGGAGATCTGACCACAGGATTTGATTTTTTTGTTTACTTTTCGGCCTTTTTGCTGGTGATATTTTTTGGAGTCCATTTAATCACAAAGGTTGGAATGAATTATAAAGCTGATAGATAA
- a CDS encoding NAD-dependent epimerase/dehydratase family protein, with protein sequence MKILLLGGTGVMGSHLINLLSDRGDKVVVTSRSHRPSKELVEFRQGNAKDIDFLRDILREQWDAIVDFMIYTEAEFEKRIELLLESTSQYVFLSTARVYNKSQEAITEESARLLDSSSDQDFLATREYSLSKALQEDILRSSNKTNWTIVRPYITYGEKRLQLGNLEKEDWLYRALQGRSIIFSKDINNRLTTLTYGLDVATGIASIINNTNAFGETYHITNEYAHKWSEILDIYLDVLEKKLGNRPKVIYQNLSDYLLWNKGKHQILYDRLFDRKFDNTKINRFINTKDFIQVEDGLKKCIETFLDNPSFFDINWKNEAIKDRYARETTPLKEIGGFKQKIKYLVFRYLIITLKNYREGLK encoded by the coding sequence ATGAAAATTCTACTTTTAGGTGGTACCGGAGTAATGGGAAGTCATTTAATAAACCTCCTTTCTGATAGAGGAGATAAAGTTGTAGTAACTTCACGAAGTCACAGGCCATCCAAAGAATTAGTGGAATTTCGGCAAGGAAATGCTAAGGATATAGACTTTTTGAGAGACATTTTACGCGAGCAATGGGATGCTATAGTTGATTTTATGATATATACTGAAGCTGAATTCGAAAAAAGGATAGAGTTATTACTCGAATCTACCTCTCAATATGTTTTCTTAAGTACGGCTAGAGTCTATAATAAAAGTCAAGAAGCAATAACGGAAGAATCTGCAAGATTATTAGATTCTTCATCAGATCAGGATTTTTTAGCTACAAGGGAATATTCTCTTTCAAAAGCTCTTCAAGAAGATATCTTACGTTCATCAAACAAAACAAATTGGACTATTGTACGTCCGTATATTACGTATGGTGAAAAAAGATTACAACTTGGGAATTTAGAAAAAGAAGATTGGCTTTATAGAGCATTGCAAGGAAGAAGCATAATATTTTCTAAAGACATTAATAATCGCTTGACTACACTAACATATGGGCTAGATGTGGCAACTGGAATAGCAAGTATTATCAACAATACTAATGCTTTTGGAGAAACGTACCATATTACAAATGAGTATGCACACAAATGGAGTGAAATTTTAGATATATATTTAGATGTATTGGAGAAAAAACTAGGTAATCGTCCCAAAGTCATTTATCAAAATTTATCTGATTATTTATTATGGAATAAAGGGAAACACCAAATTTTATATGATCGACTTTTTGATAGAAAATTTGATAATACAAAAATCAATAGATTTATTAATACAAAGGATTTTATACAAGTTGAGGATGGATTAAAAAAGTGCATAGAAACTTTTTTGGACAATCCGTCATTTTTTGATATAAATTGGAAAAACGAGGCGATAAAAGACAGATATGCTAGAGAAACAACACCACTAAAAGAAATCGGCGGATTTAAACAAAAAATAAAGTATCTTGTTTTTAGATATTTAATAATAACTCTAAAAAATTATAGAGAGGGACTAAAATGA
- a CDS encoding glycosyltransferase family 2 protein, whose product MPFILICATLGDRLAELKRLINSLENQDYNEWKLIIVHQGTRNRELLEQMSKSQRIEYINSSKKGLSLARNLALKLLERRHIDSDCIIGYPDDDCYFSKNTLSIVAEFLKKYNSFVFQYGEQIDSEKSIEIKPLPKILISNSPSIGIYHRYNKNLYFDELFGLGSKFPSCEDSDFVHQLSKRSTVAFTNNQLIYHEQCDGREHFKIEVGLNAVYGMGAFLAKMIIYEKQYHYLIFIITFIVKQIGGIILGTHKGRLFHLKSIQRLFKGFKEYLMEKKKNDIR is encoded by the coding sequence ATGCCTTTTATATTAATATGTGCAACTTTAGGAGATAGATTGGCAGAATTAAAAAGATTAATAAATAGTCTTGAAAATCAAGATTATAATGAATGGAAACTTATAATAGTCCATCAAGGTACTAGGAATAGGGAATTATTAGAACAAATGTCTAAGAGTCAAAGAATAGAGTATATAAATAGTTCGAAAAAAGGCTTATCACTGGCAAGAAATTTAGCATTAAAATTACTAGAGAGAAGACATATTGATTCCGACTGTATTATAGGATATCCTGATGATGATTGTTATTTTTCAAAAAATACTCTTTCTATAGTTGCTGAATTTTTAAAGAAATATAATAGCTTTGTTTTTCAATATGGAGAACAGATTGATTCAGAAAAATCCATAGAGATTAAACCCCTGCCTAAGATATTAATTTCGAATTCACCTTCTATTGGAATATACCATAGATATAACAAAAATCTTTACTTTGATGAACTTTTTGGCTTAGGATCCAAATTTCCAAGCTGTGAGGACTCAGACTTCGTTCATCAATTATCAAAAAGAAGTACAGTAGCATTTACTAACAATCAATTAATTTATCATGAACAATGTGATGGAAGAGAGCATTTTAAAATTGAAGTAGGATTAAATGCTGTGTATGGAATGGGTGCCTTTTTAGCTAAAATGATTATCTATGAAAAACAGTACCATTATTTAATATTTATTATTACATTTATTGTAAAACAAATTGGTGGAATTATTTTGGGGACCCATAAAGGTAGATTGTTTCACTTGAAATCAATACAAAGATTATTTAAAGGGTTTAAAGAATATTTAATGGAGAAGAAAAAAAATGATATACGTTAA
- a CDS encoding DDE-type integrase/transposase/recombinase, protein MNQKWCTDITYIYAVKDGWTYLATVMDLYSKKIIGYVYETSMTADLVVKSLENVCLNVKATKGIILHSDLGTQYTSQKFQELVSKKEMIHSINRKGNPL, encoded by the coding sequence ATAAACCAAAAGTGGTGCACTGACATTACTTATATTTATGCCGTCAAAGATGGATGGACTTATCTTGCCACAGTTATGGATCTCTATAGCAAAAAGATTATTGGCTATGTGTATGAAACATCAATGACTGCAGACTTAGTAGTTAAGTCACTAGAGAATGTCTGCTTAAATGTAAAAGCAACAAAAGGAATAATACTTCATAGTGATCTGGGAACACAGTACACAAGTCAAAAGTTTCAAGAGTTAGTATCAAAAAAGGAAATGATCCATTCTATTAACCGTAAGGGAAACCCCCTATGA
- a CDS encoding polysaccharide pyruvyl transferase family protein: MTKVGIITINDYNNYGNRLQNYATQEIINSLGCDAETVVNNPLVKKSIFERIKNKSFKHLIAMGFKKIRRKVYRTKTEPKIEYLKKLRYNSFIEFTKENIKETDFEISPSNIPVNLHEKYDMFVVGSDQVWNPNFRQGSPIDFLTFAPKEKRVAFSASFGVSQLSDVFIDQYKKWLKDMPHISVREDAGAKLIKQLIGREVPVLVDPTLVLTKEKWLEIAKPAKSKPHQPYLLTYFLGDVSKERIDWINRISSANNLSIINLLDTSNEDYYTANPSQFLDYLNNCSIFCTDSFHGVVFSILFEKPFIVFDRVSETQLMTSRIDTILSKFNFNSRRWENIINEDDYFNIDFSHVAPILEVERNKALTYLKNALNLKDDD; this comes from the coding sequence ATGACAAAAGTAGGAATTATAACCATCAATGATTATAATAACTATGGGAATAGGTTACAAAACTATGCAACGCAAGAAATTATTAACTCTCTAGGTTGTGATGCTGAAACAGTGGTTAATAATCCGCTTGTCAAGAAAAGTATATTTGAACGAATAAAAAATAAATCTTTTAAACATTTAATAGCAATGGGTTTTAAAAAGATTAGACGAAAGGTCTATAGAACTAAAACAGAACCAAAAATCGAGTATTTGAAAAAGCTGAGATATAATTCTTTTATTGAGTTCACAAAAGAGAATATTAAGGAAACGGATTTCGAAATATCACCCAGCAATATACCGGTAAATCTACACGAAAAATATGATATGTTTGTTGTTGGTAGCGATCAAGTATGGAATCCAAATTTTAGACAAGGATCTCCTATTGATTTTCTTACTTTTGCCCCAAAAGAAAAGAGAGTAGCATTCTCAGCCAGCTTTGGAGTTTCGCAGTTATCAGATGTATTTATTGATCAATACAAAAAGTGGTTGAAAGATATGCCTCATATCTCTGTTAGAGAAGATGCTGGTGCAAAATTAATTAAACAATTAATTGGTAGGGAAGTTCCAGTGCTTGTTGATCCAACTTTAGTGCTTACTAAGGAAAAGTGGTTGGAAATAGCTAAACCAGCGAAAAGTAAACCTCATCAACCATATTTATTGACTTATTTTTTGGGTGATGTATCTAAAGAAAGGATAGACTGGATAAACCGTATTTCTTCTGCTAATAATTTGTCAATTATAAATTTATTAGACACTAGTAATGAAGATTATTATACTGCAAATCCATCACAGTTTCTTGACTATTTAAATAATTGTAGTATTTTTTGTACAGACTCTTTTCATGGAGTTGTATTTTCGATATTATTTGAAAAACCTTTTATTGTTTTTGATCGTGTTAGTGAGACACAATTGATGACTTCAAGAATTGATACTATATTATCAAAATTTAATTTCAATAGTAGGAGATGGGAAAATATTATTAATGAAGATGATTATTTTAATATAGACTTTTCACATGTTGCACCAATTCTTGAAGTTGAAAGGAATAAAGCATTAACATATTTAAAAAATGCATTGAATTTGAAGGATGATGACTAA
- a CDS encoding IS3 family transposase, producing MSKKTIEEIVTFIEKYKSKYTIKLICKALKFPNSTYYKDFVAVASKRLIEADNPKAEIRKIYTDSKYRYGAPKIYKKLKANGKNISLKRIQRYIPSMGLRSIVVKKFHPHSSKPSVEKKPFK from the coding sequence ATTAGCAAGAAAACGATAGAAGAAATCGTTACCTTCATCGAAAAATACAAATCAAAATATACCATTAAGCTTATATGTAAAGCCTTAAAATTTCCCAACAGTACCTATTATAAGGATTTTGTTGCTGTAGCCTCAAAACGACTGATAGAAGCTGATAATCCTAAAGCAGAAATCCGTAAGATTTATACGGATAGCAAATATCGTTACGGGGCTCCAAAGATATATAAAAAACTTAAGGCAAACGGTAAAAATATAAGTCTAAAGAGAATTCAGCGCTATATACCCTCTATGGGATTACGTTCAATCGTTGTGAAAAAGTTTCATCCACACTCTTCAAAACCAAGTGTAGAAAAAAAACCTTTTAAATAG
- a CDS encoding integrase core domain-containing protein, whose product MLLTVRETPYDNACIESFHSVLKKEEVNHNKYHDFKSARRAIFEFIESWYNRKRIHGSINDMTPNSVHEEAA is encoded by the coding sequence ATTCTATTAACCGTAAGGGAAACCCCCTATGATAATGCTTGTATCGAATCCTTTCATTCTGTACTTAAGAAGGAAGAAGTAAACCATAATAAATACCATGATTTCAAATCTGCTCGTAGGGCAATATTTGAATTTATTGAATCCTGGTATAACCGAAAAAGGATTCATGGTTCCATTAATGATATGACTCCTAATTCAGTTCACGAAGAAGCTGCATAA
- a CDS encoding glycosyltransferase — protein sequence MSVKVLCVSRRDLFKRRGGDTIQIEQTMKYLKKIYGINYQIVDLPNEKDFMNYDIVHIFGIVRIDEAFKYVKICKKFNKKIVLSPVYWNFDEYNKKGRYGLIKYLYKFLDENTIENMKGIIRNIKDGKININDSLNIYQRRQYVLNNSDIILPNSYIEMEKMIEEFRLSKDINYKVVPNAIDRSFIETKISDTKIKDIRLKLFGRNIPYIINVARFDPRKNHINLIKAVKQIDVPLVLVGNKIDTQKYYFHLIEKLIRDTPNIKIVSYKSQEELMQYYQAASLHVLPSWAETPGLVNLEAAASGCKLVVSDRGSEKEYFGNLATYCNPEDVDSIANAILTELRTPREQKVLIDLIRENYQWENAAAKTYEAYKCVLNSTKL from the coding sequence ATGTCTGTAAAAGTTCTTTGTGTAAGTAGAAGAGATTTGTTTAAAAGAAGAGGCGGAGATACAATTCAAATTGAACAGACTATGAAATATTTAAAAAAAATATATGGAATTAACTATCAAATAGTTGATTTGCCAAATGAAAAAGATTTTATGAATTACGACATAGTACATATTTTTGGAATAGTAAGGATAGATGAAGCGTTTAAATATGTGAAAATATGCAAAAAATTCAACAAAAAGATAGTATTGAGTCCAGTTTATTGGAATTTTGATGAATATAATAAGAAGGGGAGATATGGTCTAATAAAGTATTTATATAAATTTTTGGATGAGAATACTATTGAAAACATGAAAGGAATTATTAGAAATATAAAAGATGGAAAGATAAATATAAATGATTCATTAAATATATATCAGAGAAGACAGTATGTACTTAATAACTCAGATATTATATTACCAAATTCTTATATAGAGATGGAAAAAATGATTGAAGAGTTTAGGCTTAGTAAAGATATTAATTACAAAGTTGTACCTAATGCAATTGATAGAAGTTTTATTGAAACTAAAATTAGTGATACTAAAATTAAAGATATTCGTTTAAAATTATTTGGAAGAAATATTCCTTACATTATAAATGTTGCAAGATTTGATCCGAGGAAAAATCATATCAATTTAATTAAAGCTGTAAAGCAAATAGATGTTCCACTAGTTTTAGTGGGAAATAAAATTGATACTCAAAAATATTATTTTCATTTAATTGAGAAATTGATAAGAGATACTCCAAATATTAAAATAGTAAGTTATAAGAGTCAAGAAGAACTTATGCAGTATTATCAGGCAGCTTCTTTACATGTATTACCTAGTTGGGCAGAGACACCAGGCTTAGTAAATCTTGAAGCTGCGGCCAGTGGCTGTAAATTAGTTGTTTCTGATAGAGGCTCAGAGAAAGAGTATTTTGGAAATTTAGCAACTTATTGTAATCCTGAAGATGTAGATTCTATAGCCAATGCTATTTTAACTGAATTAAGAACACCTCGTGAACAGAAGGTATTGATAGATCTTATTAGAGAGAACTATCAATGGGAGAATGCGGCAGCGAAAACATATGAAGCATATAAATGTGTATTAAATTCTACTAAGTTATAA
- a CDS encoding lipopolysaccharide biosynthesis protein, which yields MKVNQLKAGAALSYISMGIGYFVSIIYTPIMLQLLGQSEYGLYNLVSSIVAYLGILNFGFGSAYMRYYSKYKVQEDKEKIAVLNGMFLIIFCAIGLIAVIAGSVLAVNTDIIFGSQLTTTELSRAKILMIILVMNLGISFPNIVFTSHITANEKFVFQKIVEMIKIVANPFVTLPLLLMGYGSVGMVVATTILNIAVEIINVIYCIRNLKMTFSFRQYDFKLMKEMTIFSSYIFINLIVDQINWNVDKFILGRFHGTISVAVYGLAAQLNTYYLSISTTISNVFIPRVHRLVATSENGYELTELFTRIGRIQFIILSLISTGFIFFGKSFIKMWAGNNYEDSYLILLLLILPGTIGSTIQNIGIEIQRAKNMHQFRSWLYFFIALGNLGISIPLTKAYGGIGAAMGTAIAIIIGNGFIMNWYYHYKIGIDIKFFWRKILSFAPSLIAPIFAGILFNSFFDLSRLINFLSFGIIYVLIFSISMWFMGFNSYEKELIAKPSKRIFNKVTRSN from the coding sequence ATGAAAGTTAATCAGCTAAAGGCAGGCGCTGCCTTATCGTATATTTCTATGGGAATAGGATATTTTGTATCCATAATATATACTCCCATAATGCTGCAATTACTTGGTCAAAGTGAATACGGTCTCTATAATCTTGTTTCCTCAATTGTTGCTTATCTAGGAATTTTGAATTTTGGATTTGGCAGTGCATATATGCGTTATTACTCTAAATATAAAGTTCAAGAAGACAAAGAAAAAATAGCTGTTTTAAATGGAATGTTTTTAATTATTTTTTGTGCTATAGGTTTGATTGCTGTAATAGCAGGTTCAGTCTTAGCAGTTAATACTGACATCATTTTTGGATCGCAGTTAACGACTACAGAACTGTCGCGAGCCAAAATATTGATGATAATTTTAGTTATGAATTTAGGAATATCCTTTCCCAATATTGTTTTTACTTCACATATTACAGCAAATGAGAAATTCGTGTTTCAAAAAATCGTTGAAATGATAAAGATAGTAGCTAATCCTTTTGTTACATTGCCTTTACTTTTAATGGGTTATGGTTCAGTAGGAATGGTAGTTGCCACTACTATATTAAATATTGCTGTGGAAATTATAAATGTAATTTATTGTATCAGAAATCTAAAAATGACATTCTCATTTAGACAATATGATTTTAAGTTAATGAAAGAAATGACTATCTTTTCATCATATATTTTTATTAACCTAATTGTAGATCAAATCAATTGGAATGTGGATAAATTCATTCTTGGCAGATTTCACGGGACGATTTCTGTAGCTGTATATGGTTTAGCAGCGCAGCTGAATACTTATTACTTATCTATATCAACGACTATATCTAATGTTTTTATCCCAAGAGTGCATAGACTAGTAGCAACTTCGGAAAACGGGTATGAATTAACTGAATTATTTACTCGAATAGGTAGAATTCAGTTTATCATTCTATCATTAATTTCAACAGGTTTCATTTTTTTTGGAAAGTCATTTATAAAGATGTGGGCAGGAAACAATTATGAAGATTCATATTTAATACTATTGTTACTAATACTCCCAGGAACCATAGGGTCAACAATACAAAATATTGGTATTGAAATACAACGTGCTAAAAATATGCACCAATTTAGATCTTGGCTTTATTTTTTTATTGCACTAGGAAATTTAGGAATAAGTATTCCTTTGACTAAGGCATATGGTGGCATTGGAGCTGCAATGGGTACGGCTATAGCAATTATAATTGGAAATGGATTTATTATGAATTGGTATTATCATTATAAAATTGGAATAGATATTAAATTCTTCTGGAGGAAGATTCTAAGTTTTGCACCATCACTTATAGCACCTATATTTGCAGGGATATTATTTAATAGCTTTTTTGACTTAAGTCGCTTAATTAATTTCTTAAGCTTTGGCATTATTTATGTATTAATATTTTCTATTTCAATGTGGTTTATGGGATTTAATTCATATGAAAAAGAGTTGATAGCAAAGCCTTCAAAAAGAATTTTTAATAAGGTGACAAGAAGTAATTAA
- a CDS encoding glycosyltransferase family 2 protein, with amino-acid sequence MKDEKLVSVIIPVYNVESYIFDTINSVINQTYKNIEIIVVDDGSTDNTGEIVKKISENHQRLIYYYQSNQGVSAARNKGIELSKGEYISFLDGDDLWMENKIEKQINEIISSGKKVCYCGYIEQSIDNHQNKSLPLYFSEGKILYDILLNKTHAWTCTWLFDKEILCDSNIYFTKGCNWGEDLEFFLKVISLNEVCAVKEYLAVYRQRYNSLSNFERKVDLKKLDTIIDVFERYLSWINENENKIIYNSAEIIEKINKYRIPYEVIHHVFRYKSINKNSNVNKYLGYINSFEFDFSKNSLYTYIKKLAINNLVLLNILNQLYKIFKKRNGDKI; translated from the coding sequence ATGAAAGATGAAAAATTAGTATCCGTTATTATACCAGTTTATAATGTAGAGAGTTATATTTTTGATACAATTAATAGTGTTATTAATCAAACATATAAAAACATTGAGATAATAGTAGTGGATGATGGAAGTACAGACAATACTGGAGAAATAGTTAAAAAAATAAGTGAAAATCATCAAAGATTGATTTATTATTATCAATCTAATCAAGGAGTATCTGCCGCTAGAAATAAAGGAATAGAATTATCTAAAGGAGAATATATTTCATTTCTTGATGGTGATGATTTGTGGATGGAAAATAAAATAGAAAAGCAAATAAATGAAATTATAAGTTCAGGAAAAAAAGTTTGTTACTGTGGGTATATTGAACAATCAATTGATAATCATCAAAATAAAAGTCTTCCTTTATATTTTTCAGAAGGAAAGATACTATATGATATTTTATTAAATAAAACTCATGCTTGGACGTGTACCTGGTTATTTGATAAAGAGATACTTTGTGATAGTAATATATACTTTACTAAAGGTTGTAATTGGGGAGAAGATTTGGAATTTTTTCTTAAAGTTATTTCATTAAATGAGGTTTGTGCCGTGAAAGAATATTTAGCAGTATATAGACAAAGATATAATTCCCTATCTAATTTTGAACGAAAAGTAGATTTAAAGAAGCTCGATACTATAATAGATGTTTTTGAACGATATTTATCTTGGATAAACGAGAATGAAAATAAAATAATATACAATTCTGCAGAAATTATTGAAAAGATTAACAAATATAGGATACCTTATGAGGTTATTCATCATGTTTTTCGCTATAAAAGTATAAATAAGAATTCAAATGTTAATAAGTATTTAGGGTATATCAATTCTTTTGAATTCGACTTTAGCAAAAATTCATTATATACTTATATAAAAAAGCTTGCAATTAATAATTTAGTTTTACTAAATATTTTAAATCAATTATATAAAATATTTAAAAAGAGAAATGGTGATAAAATATAA
- a CDS encoding thiamine pyrophosphate-binding protein — MKKYYTDEKNVQILIALLKEHGIKKVIASPGTANVTFVRSVQNDPFFEIYSSVDERSAAYIACGLAAESGEAVVLSCTGATASRNYMPGLTEAYYRKLPILAVTATQEIAKVGHLVAQVLDRSVMPKDVVRHSVHLPVVKDDTDWWDCEIKVNNAILELSRHGGGPVHINLSMDYRFSFNTERLPKVRVIRRITKQSIEFPSMPKGKVAVFVGSHTKMNKNQIDALERFCESNNAVVFCDHTSGYKGKYCVIHSLSSSQRLSDNDILRPDLLIHIGEITGDYSVNNLVGKQVWRVSEDGELRDTFGKLSYIFEMPEQDFFEYYIKNEVCDASYLKICNDYLEQLYNEIPELPFSNIWIAKKIHELVPQNSVIHFGILNSLRAWNFFALPQSVDSNSNVGGFGIDGCLSSLIGASFVNKDKLYFCIIGDLAFFYDMNVLGNRHIGNNLRILLVNNGIGAEFKNFNNVAAQFGESANDFIAAGGHFGNKSHTLVKNYCESLGFEYLSASNKTEFEQVYERFLTSQILDKPILLEIFTNSEDESKALEIITSINATVKGRTKATLRNVLGDDNIRNLKKIIKW, encoded by the coding sequence ATGAAAAAATATTATACAGACGAGAAAAATGTACAAATTTTGATTGCTTTGCTTAAAGAACATGGAATAAAAAAAGTAATTGCATCTCCAGGAACAGCAAATGTTACTTTTGTTAGAAGTGTACAAAATGATCCTTTTTTTGAAATATACTCATCAGTTGATGAGCGCTCAGCTGCATATATAGCTTGCGGATTGGCAGCTGAATCAGGAGAAGCTGTAGTATTAAGTTGTACTGGTGCTACCGCGTCAAGAAACTATATGCCTGGATTGACAGAAGCATATTACCGTAAGCTACCCATACTTGCTGTTACAGCAACTCAAGAAATTGCAAAAGTTGGCCATCTCGTTGCTCAGGTTTTAGATCGCAGTGTTATGCCAAAGGATGTTGTAAGGCACAGTGTTCACTTGCCAGTGGTTAAAGATGATACTGATTGGTGGGACTGTGAAATCAAAGTGAATAATGCTATTTTAGAGTTAAGTAGACATGGTGGAGGACCGGTACACATTAATTTAAGCATGGATTATAGATTTTCATTCAATACTGAAAGATTGCCAAAAGTTCGAGTTATTAGACGTATTACTAAACAATCAATTGAATTTCCTTCCATGCCTAAGGGTAAAGTTGCAGTATTCGTTGGTTCTCACACCAAAATGAATAAAAATCAAATAGATGCACTTGAGCGTTTTTGTGAATCTAATAATGCTGTAGTGTTTTGTGATCACACAAGTGGATATAAAGGGAAATATTGTGTTATTCATTCGCTTAGTTCTTCTCAAAGATTATCAGATAATGATATATTACGACCTGACTTATTAATTCATATTGGAGAAATTACTGGAGACTATTCTGTTAATAATTTAGTGGGAAAACAAGTTTGGAGAGTTAGTGAAGACGGTGAATTGAGAGATACTTTTGGTAAACTTAGTTATATTTTCGAAATGCCTGAACAAGATTTTTTTGAATACTATATTAAAAATGAAGTTTGTGATGCATCATACCTAAAAATATGTAATGACTATCTTGAACAATTATATAATGAAATACCTGAACTTCCGTTTTCAAATATTTGGATAGCCAAAAAGATTCATGAGCTAGTACCACAAAATTCTGTTATTCACTTCGGAATTTTAAATAGCCTTCGTGCATGGAATTTTTTTGCATTGCCGCAAAGTGTAGATTCTAATTCCAATGTTGGAGGATTTGGAATAGATGGGTGTCTTTCTTCATTAATTGGAGCATCTTTTGTGAATAAAGATAAACTATATTTTTGTATAATCGGAGATTTAGCGTTTTTTTATGACATGAATGTTTTAGGTAATCGTCACATAGGAAATAATTTAAGAATTCTTTTGGTTAATAATGGAATAGGCGCAGAATTTAAAAATTTTAATAATGTAGCAGCACAATTTGGAGAATCAGCAAATGATTTTATTGCAGCAGGAGGGCATTTTGGAAACAAGTCCCATACATTAGTAAAAAACTACTGCGAGAGTTTAGGATTTGAGTATTTATCTGCATCAAATAAAACAGAATTTGAGCAGGTATATGAAAGATTTTTAACTTCTCAAATACTTGATAAACCTATATTACTTGAGATTTTTACAAATAGTGAAGATGAAAGTAAGGCTTTAGAAATTATAACATCAATTAATGCAACAGTTAAAGGTAGAACAAAAGCTACACTTAGAAATGTTTTAGGTGATGATAACATTAGAAATCTTAAAAAAATTATCAAATGGTAA